The following proteins come from a genomic window of Oceanispirochaeta sp.:
- a CDS encoding AI-2E family transporter, which yields MDIHQEFFFIRNLLLMLVLVVGLFIMQSLAGIMLPLVMALLLSILYLPIVLYLEAKRIPMGLIVTFIAVFTLAVILVVANIFISTINEIIGQQDFLINQLETKFLAIAGILTSLPYLNLDLLTIQEGLNNLLDRNMITTAASGILRGASSFGSSFLMFTLYFLFLLPGMSHYQSFLRYVGGENESLLRDYETIQKNVSTYMIIKTILSLVTGTITWVICTILGLKFAFFWGFLTFILNFIPSIGSIIATILPSLMGLILFDSYNKVLLLLILLGVNQMIIGNFLDPRIMGNRLRLNTVTVLFGLVFWGVIWGIPGMLLSVPLSVSMKLMLEKSRSWSMIARIMGYPEKPAKPSRNKRPFFRKKE from the coding sequence ATGGATATTCATCAGGAATTTTTTTTCATCAGAAATCTCTTATTGATGCTTGTCCTTGTGGTAGGACTCTTTATCATGCAATCCCTGGCAGGAATCATGCTGCCCCTTGTCATGGCCTTGTTGTTGAGTATCTTATACCTTCCTATTGTTCTTTATCTGGAAGCAAAAAGAATTCCCATGGGTCTTATAGTCACGTTTATTGCTGTATTTACTCTGGCGGTCATCCTTGTCGTTGCCAATATTTTTATATCCACCATCAATGAAATTATCGGACAGCAGGATTTTCTGATCAATCAGCTGGAAACAAAATTCCTTGCTATTGCCGGAATCCTGACCAGCCTTCCATATTTGAATCTGGATCTCCTGACGATTCAGGAAGGCCTGAATAATCTATTAGACAGAAATATGATTACCACGGCTGCCAGCGGAATATTACGAGGAGCCAGCAGTTTTGGCTCTTCCTTCCTGATGTTCACTCTCTATTTTTTATTCCTTCTGCCGGGAATGAGTCATTATCAAAGCTTTCTCAGATATGTAGGAGGTGAAAATGAGTCTCTCCTGAGAGATTATGAAACCATTCAAAAAAATGTTTCCACCTATATGATAATAAAAACAATTCTTAGTCTTGTTACCGGGACAATCACCTGGGTGATCTGTACGATACTGGGACTTAAATTTGCTTTTTTCTGGGGATTTTTGACCTTTATCTTAAATTTCATTCCCAGTATCGGTTCAATCATTGCCACAATCTTACCTTCCCTTATGGGGTTGATCCTGTTTGACAGTTACAATAAGGTTCTTCTTCTCCTCATTCTTTTAGGAGTAAATCAGATGATCATAGGCAACTTCCTGGATCCCCGGATCATGGGAAACCGCCTCCGCCTCAATACTGTTACAGTTCTCTTCGGTCTTGTCTTCTGGGGAGTTATCTGGGGAATCCCCGGCATGCTCCTGTCTGTTCCACTGTCGGTCAGCATGAAACTGATGCTTGAAAAGTCACGATCCTGGAGTATGATTGCCAGAATCATGGGTTATCCTGAAAAGCCTGCAAAACCTTCCCGTAACAAAAGACCCTTCTTCAGGAAAAAAGAATAA
- the nadA gene encoding quinolinate synthase NadA, whose amino-acid sequence MTVDSLYEKFNLIQFGEMPEDHLRSVCEHYFPIINEIEELKKQTNTIVLAHSYVKSNIIYAVADYVGDSYELSKNARDADEKRIIFAAVRFMGETAKILSPDKEVLIPGTDPACSLADSITAEDVRKLKKENPGYAFLCYINTNADVKAECDACVTSSNVYNIVEKYPSDKIYFVPDKLMGQNVIDEMEKRGVKKDIKVWNGTCYVHEEYDASLVDALREKYKDLSVLVHPECGPSVLEKADFVGSTSQLYNFVKHQKDGHFLMLTECGLISRIEAELPGRKFVGSCSLCKYMKSNTLEGILRVLKNPTPSDYVQIDIGVQDRALKCINRMFEIAES is encoded by the coding sequence ATGACTGTTGATTCTTTATATGAAAAATTCAATCTGATTCAATTTGGAGAAATGCCTGAGGACCACCTCAGATCTGTTTGTGAGCATTATTTTCCAATAATTAATGAAATAGAGGAATTGAAGAAGCAGACGAATACAATCGTACTGGCTCATTCCTATGTCAAATCAAATATCATTTATGCAGTGGCTGATTATGTAGGAGATTCCTACGAACTGAGTAAGAATGCCCGGGATGCAGATGAGAAAAGGATCATTTTTGCGGCGGTTCGCTTCATGGGTGAAACAGCTAAGATTCTGAGTCCGGATAAAGAGGTTCTGATTCCCGGTACCGATCCAGCCTGTTCTCTGGCCGACAGCATTACAGCAGAGGATGTCCGTAAGCTGAAAAAAGAGAATCCCGGCTATGCCTTCCTCTGTTATATAAATACAAATGCCGATGTGAAGGCAGAGTGTGATGCCTGTGTAACATCTTCCAACGTTTACAATATTGTTGAAAAATATCCTTCTGATAAAATTTATTTTGTCCCTGATAAGCTGATGGGCCAGAATGTCATTGATGAGATGGAAAAGAGGGGTGTGAAGAAAGATATTAAGGTCTGGAACGGAACCTGTTATGTTCATGAAGAGTATGACGCATCCCTCGTTGATGCTCTCAGGGAGAAATACAAGGATCTGTCGGTGCTGGTCCATCCCGAATGCGGGCCCTCGGTTCTTGAGAAGGCTGATTTTGTAGGCAGTACATCCCAACTCTATAATTTTGTCAAGCATCAGAAAGATGGTCATTTTCTGATGCTCACAGAGTGCGGCCTCATTTCAAGAATTGAAGCAGAATTGCCGGGAAGAAAATTTGTGGGTAGCTGTTCACTCTGCAAATACATGAAGTCAAATACCCTTGAAGGTATACTCCGTGTATTAAAAAACCCGACTCCCTCGGACTATGTTCAAATAGATATAGGGGTACAGGATCGAGCTCTGAAATGCATCAATCGGATGTTTGAAATCGCGGAATCCTGA